A region of Rhizorhabdus wittichii RW1 DNA encodes the following proteins:
- a CDS encoding amidohydrolase (TIGRFAM: amidohydrolase~PFAM: peptidase M20; peptidase dimerisation domain protein) — MEDALGTIVEEVRKNADLHQSMMQWRRDFHRHPEIGFGEHRTAARIAELLRDWGIEVTTGVGGTGVVGIIDGCRGLGRSIALRADMDALPIVEQNDFAHMSAHHGLMHGCGHDGHSAMLLGAARHLADGRDFAGRIVLIFQPAEEVLTSGAREMIADGVLDRFPFEAIYAVHNYPPLAPGTAAVRTGPFLASADSFHIEVTGLGGHGAQPHLARSPVAPACEIALALQRIASQSVNALDNCVVNTTMVRTGDTHNVIPDTALIGGTVRCFREEVRKDNAAEIDRIATNIARAHGCEAKVDYVWGHPATINTAREAERAATVLTSLLGDRQVITDHPQIMGSEDFAYFLQQRRGAYIVLGRGGSMIHNPRYDFNDEILSTGAAYFVGIALSELAGGPAKPSGS, encoded by the coding sequence GTGGAAGACGCGCTCGGGACGATTGTCGAAGAAGTCCGCAAGAACGCTGACCTGCATCAATCGATGATGCAGTGGCGGCGCGACTTCCATCGCCATCCGGAGATTGGCTTCGGCGAACACAGGACCGCGGCTCGTATCGCCGAGCTTCTCCGGGATTGGGGAATCGAGGTCACGACCGGCGTGGGCGGAACCGGCGTGGTCGGCATCATCGACGGATGCCGTGGGTTGGGGCGCTCAATCGCCCTGCGCGCCGATATGGATGCGCTTCCGATCGTCGAGCAGAATGACTTCGCTCACATGTCCGCGCATCACGGCCTCATGCATGGCTGCGGCCATGACGGGCATAGTGCCATGTTGCTGGGTGCCGCCCGTCACCTTGCCGATGGCCGAGACTTTGCGGGCCGTATCGTCCTGATCTTCCAGCCTGCCGAAGAGGTGCTGACCAGCGGCGCACGGGAGATGATCGCCGATGGTGTCCTGGATCGCTTCCCGTTTGAGGCGATCTACGCTGTCCACAATTATCCGCCCCTTGCGCCGGGCACTGCGGCGGTCCGCACCGGTCCATTTCTGGCGTCGGCCGACAGCTTTCATATCGAGGTGACGGGCCTGGGCGGTCATGGCGCCCAGCCCCATCTCGCGCGCAGCCCGGTTGCGCCCGCGTGCGAAATCGCCCTGGCCCTGCAACGGATTGCGTCACAATCGGTCAACGCGCTCGACAATTGCGTCGTCAACACGACGATGGTGCGGACCGGCGACACCCACAATGTCATTCCGGATACTGCGTTGATCGGGGGCACGGTGCGCTGCTTCCGCGAGGAGGTCCGCAAGGACAACGCCGCCGAGATTGACAGGATCGCCACCAACATCGCGCGTGCTCATGGCTGCGAAGCGAAGGTCGACTATGTCTGGGGCCACCCGGCGACGATCAACACTGCGCGCGAGGCAGAGAGAGCGGCGACGGTGCTGACGAGCCTCCTCGGTGACAGGCAGGTGATCACCGATCATCCCCAGATCATGGGCAGCGAGGACTTCGCTTACTTCCTTCAGCAACGGCGCGGTGCCTATATCGTGCTCGGTCGGGGGGGCTCGATGATCCATAATCCCCGCTACGACTTCAACGACGAGATATTGTCGACCGGCGCCGCCTATTTCGTCGGTATCGCCTTGAGCGAACTCGCCGGCGGTCCCGCCAAGCCATCGGGGAGCTAG
- a CDS encoding transcriptional regulator, MarR family (PFAM: regulatory protein, MarR), whose translation MSFLPRWQRSAVSTPARSPAADRAKQLEALYQRPGFLLRRAHQIAVSLFTEESAAFNITTTQYGVLVILRVYDDLDQIGVSKKVGLDRSTTGLVIQKLERERLVVRLADPADGRRKIIVLTAKGERLLKDLQEPAARAQEIALSPFEPEEAEQFLRLLDKFVTHFNEKTRAPLL comes from the coding sequence GTGAGTTTCCTTCCCCGCTGGCAAAGATCGGCTGTGTCCACCCCCGCCCGCTCCCCTGCCGCCGATCGCGCCAAGCAGCTCGAGGCCCTGTACCAGCGGCCGGGCTTCCTGCTGCGCCGCGCCCATCAGATCGCCGTGTCGCTGTTCACGGAGGAAAGCGCCGCGTTCAACATCACGACCACGCAATATGGCGTGCTGGTGATCCTGCGCGTCTATGACGATCTCGATCAGATCGGGGTGTCGAAGAAGGTCGGGCTCGACCGCTCGACGACGGGGCTGGTGATCCAGAAACTCGAACGCGAACGCCTCGTCGTCCGCCTCGCCGATCCCGCCGATGGCCGCCGCAAGATCATCGTCCTGACGGCCAAGGGCGAGCGCCTGCTGAAGGACCTGCAAGAGCCGGCCGCCCGCGCGCAGGAGATCGCCCTGTCGCCCTTCGAGCCGGAGGAGGCCGAGCAGTTCCTCCGCCTGCTCGACAAGTTCGTCACCCACTTCAACGAAAAGACGCGCGCGCCACTGCTCTGA
- a CDS encoding sulfatase (PFAM: sulfatase), with translation MVKRRLLGAALALLAGTGLTAVAGARSPAAPSPQRPNILLIVADDLGYSDIGAFGGEIATPNLDRLAQAGVRFADFHAAPACSPTRAMLLTGRDHHAAGLGTMAEFTDPAQRGRPGYEGYLKLKMPTIASALSARGYYTAMAGKWHLGYAEKQSPKAHGFARSFALLDGAGNHYGIDQTAQWRSVGIGVGTQYREDGRLTTFPEGAYSSDLFTEKLIGYLTSPARAHRPFFAYLAFTAPHWPLQAPADVVAKYSGKYDDGPMALRERRLKRMKELGIVPPDVRPFQPLAVEDWTTLSAERRRVEARKMEIYAAMVDRLDQNVGRLLASLSRSGDLGNTIVVFLSDNGPDGGGGAPALHDPRTQASLGIDNSLENMGRAHSFLTYGAGWAQAGSAPFNRFKGYTTEGGTRVPAFISGAGVTWHGISHALTHVTDMMPTALALAAGPASSARKPATEGRSLVPLLRDARIAQVRQPDEAIGEELFFGRSLRAGQWKAVYPAPTRPPTMLSDTDGRWHLYDLSVDPGETRDLAAEHTDILAGLVRHWHDYARRNDVVLHPAAD, from the coding sequence ATGGTGAAGCGCCGGCTCCTCGGCGCGGCGCTCGCGCTGCTGGCGGGGACCGGCCTGACCGCCGTCGCCGGCGCGCGATCGCCGGCGGCGCCGTCGCCCCAGCGCCCCAACATCCTGCTGATCGTCGCCGACGATCTCGGCTATTCGGACATCGGCGCGTTCGGGGGCGAGATCGCGACACCCAACCTCGACCGGCTGGCGCAGGCCGGCGTCCGCTTCGCCGACTTCCACGCGGCGCCGGCCTGTTCGCCGACGCGGGCGATGCTGCTGACCGGCCGCGACCATCATGCGGCCGGCCTCGGCACGATGGCCGAATTCACCGACCCGGCGCAACGCGGGCGCCCCGGCTATGAAGGCTATCTGAAGCTGAAGATGCCGACCATCGCCTCGGCCCTGTCCGCCAGGGGCTATTATACCGCGATGGCCGGGAAATGGCATCTCGGCTATGCCGAGAAGCAATCGCCCAAGGCGCACGGCTTCGCGCGCTCCTTCGCCCTGCTCGACGGCGCCGGCAATCATTATGGGATCGACCAGACGGCCCAATGGCGATCGGTCGGGATCGGCGTCGGGACGCAATATCGCGAGGATGGCAGGCTCACCACCTTTCCCGAAGGGGCTTATTCGAGCGACCTGTTCACCGAAAAGCTGATCGGCTACCTGACCAGTCCGGCCCGGGCGCATCGGCCCTTCTTCGCCTATCTGGCCTTCACCGCACCACATTGGCCACTCCAGGCCCCGGCGGACGTCGTCGCCAAATATTCCGGCAAATATGATGACGGACCGATGGCGTTGCGCGAACGGCGACTGAAGCGGATGAAGGAGCTTGGCATCGTCCCGCCGGACGTGCGGCCCTTCCAGCCCCTGGCCGTCGAGGACTGGACAACGCTGTCCGCCGAACGGCGACGCGTCGAAGCACGCAAGATGGAAATCTACGCCGCGATGGTCGACCGGCTCGACCAGAATGTCGGGCGGCTGCTGGCCAGCCTGTCGCGATCGGGCGACCTCGGGAACACGATCGTCGTCTTCCTGTCGGACAACGGTCCCGACGGCGGCGGCGGAGCCCCCGCCCTGCACGACCCGCGGACGCAGGCGTCGCTGGGGATCGACAACAGCCTGGAGAACATGGGCCGCGCCCATTCCTTCCTGACCTATGGCGCCGGCTGGGCGCAGGCGGGGTCCGCCCCCTTCAACCGCTTCAAGGGCTATACGACCGAGGGTGGCACCCGTGTGCCCGCCTTCATCTCGGGAGCGGGGGTGACCTGGCATGGCATCAGCCACGCGCTGACCCACGTCACCGACATGATGCCGACCGCGCTCGCCCTGGCGGCGGGCCCGGCCAGCAGCGCAAGGAAACCGGCGACCGAAGGCCGTTCGCTGGTGCCGCTACTGCGCGACGCGCGAATCGCGCAGGTTCGCCAGCCGGACGAGGCGATCGGCGAGGAACTGTTCTTCGGGCGTTCGCTGAGGGCGGGCCAGTGGAAGGCGGTCTACCCCGCCCCGACTCGTCCGCCGACCATGCTCAGCGACACCGACGGACGCTGGCACTTATACGACCTGTCGGTGGATCCCGGCGAAACCCGCGACCTCGCCGCCGAGCACACCGACATATTGGCCGGGCTGGTTCGGCACTGGCACGACTATGCGCGCCGCAACGATGTCGTCCTGCATCCCGCCGCCGACTGA
- a CDS encoding TonB-dependent receptor (PFAM: TonB-dependent receptor; TonB-dependent receptor, plug), translated as MRNRNCNHAKSLLLLLSIGISHSAWAQAETAEGANSTDIVVTAQRRAERLQDVPVSVGVVSGDRLARTNTRNLEELSSQQPALKIATGAASDQLNLRGVGSGFNAGFEQSVATFVDGVYRSRARTSRLALFDIDRVEILKGPQTIFFGANAIAGALNITTRKPSDELTVNASALYAPTDGEYALEGGISGPLMDTLKARVAVKASGMNGYVHNDRLDNKGPHLRDLQGRVQFQWDPSSNLSMTLRYDGARLRDTGTSNTEIIACPPVGSAPTGLCARALGQFGTIDDRFDYHSNAAANRARIDFHEIGLTTRLQLGDYSLNLISGYQHQRADVIPYNVSFPGLSPVGTQSFQWALLGERSKVFSQEIRLESPGDRPVAFQVGGYFDHMDLDLATKFGFFGSAAGALAAPYLNAQSLVGSDAYAQQKSSTLSGFGAVVAKPVDGLRLSGGLRYSRIEKKAHRQAVIGTRGAEPDHEPLTPAPLAAQLLLAGPTGTALGDYPITRRVDTMFMPSASVQYDLVRDVMVYASYAKGFKAGGFGANTADIFGPEKVDAFELGLKSQWFGRRLTTNIALFDSKYRDLQETSTVTTSAGGLISVVNNAASMRSRGIELETRAIVSRGLTLWSNVSYLDAHYQKFTNAPCTPNQRAVTPACIQDLSGQRRAFAPSWSGSVGADVEQPVTDDLLLRLGASLYFTTGYFLQANHDPLSYQPGYQKLDLRAAIGPRDGRWEVAVIAKNVNDAKTASFRVTTPGTVGTGTLLPDRPRSVAFQVSTKW; from the coding sequence ATGAGAAACCGGAACTGCAATCACGCAAAATCGCTGCTCCTGCTGCTTTCCATCGGCATATCCCATAGCGCCTGGGCTCAGGCCGAAACGGCCGAAGGCGCCAATTCGACAGATATCGTTGTAACGGCGCAAAGGCGCGCCGAGCGCCTGCAGGACGTCCCGGTGTCGGTCGGCGTCGTCTCGGGCGACAGGCTGGCCCGGACGAACACGCGCAATCTCGAGGAACTCAGCAGCCAGCAGCCGGCGCTCAAGATCGCGACCGGCGCCGCGTCCGACCAGCTCAACCTCCGCGGTGTCGGATCGGGCTTCAACGCCGGCTTCGAGCAATCGGTCGCGACCTTCGTCGACGGCGTCTATCGCAGCCGCGCCCGGACCTCGCGCCTCGCGCTGTTCGACATCGACCGGGTCGAGATATTGAAGGGTCCCCAGACGATCTTCTTCGGCGCGAACGCGATCGCCGGCGCGCTCAACATCACGACGCGCAAGCCGAGCGACGAACTGACCGTCAACGCCTCGGCGCTCTATGCGCCGACCGACGGCGAATATGCGCTGGAAGGCGGAATTTCGGGACCGCTGATGGATACCCTGAAGGCCCGCGTCGCGGTCAAGGCGTCGGGCATGAACGGCTATGTCCACAACGACCGCCTCGACAACAAGGGGCCGCATCTCCGCGACCTGCAGGGACGCGTCCAGTTCCAGTGGGACCCGTCGAGCAACCTGTCGATGACGCTGCGCTATGACGGCGCCCGGCTCCGCGACACGGGAACCTCCAACACCGAGATAATAGCATGTCCCCCTGTCGGTTCGGCGCCGACCGGTCTCTGCGCGCGGGCGCTGGGCCAGTTCGGAACGATCGACGACCGGTTCGACTATCACAGCAACGCCGCGGCCAACCGGGCGCGGATCGACTTCCACGAGATCGGACTGACCACGCGGCTGCAGCTCGGCGACTATTCGCTCAACCTGATCAGCGGCTACCAGCACCAGCGCGCCGACGTGATCCCCTATAATGTCAGCTTCCCCGGGCTGAGCCCGGTCGGCACCCAGAGCTTCCAATGGGCGCTGCTGGGCGAACGATCGAAGGTCTTCAGCCAGGAGATCCGGCTCGAATCGCCCGGCGACAGGCCCGTCGCCTTCCAGGTCGGCGGCTATTTCGACCATATGGACCTCGATCTCGCCACCAAATTCGGCTTCTTCGGATCGGCGGCGGGCGCCCTCGCGGCCCCCTATCTCAACGCCCAGTCGCTGGTCGGCAGCGATGCCTATGCGCAGCAGAAGAGCTCGACGCTGTCCGGTTTCGGCGCGGTGGTGGCGAAGCCAGTCGACGGCCTGCGCCTCTCGGGCGGGCTCCGCTATTCGCGGATCGAGAAGAAGGCGCATCGCCAGGCGGTGATCGGCACGCGCGGGGCCGAGCCCGATCATGAGCCGCTGACCCCCGCGCCGCTCGCCGCGCAATTGCTGCTCGCCGGTCCCACCGGCACCGCGCTTGGCGACTATCCGATCACCCGCCGCGTCGACACGATGTTCATGCCGTCGGCGAGCGTCCAATATGACCTCGTCCGCGATGTCATGGTCTATGCGAGCTACGCCAAGGGCTTCAAGGCGGGCGGCTTCGGCGCCAACACGGCCGACATCTTCGGACCGGAAAAGGTCGACGCGTTCGAGCTGGGCCTGAAATCGCAATGGTTCGGCCGCCGGCTGACGACGAACATCGCCCTGTTCGACAGCAAATATCGCGACCTTCAGGAAACGAGCACCGTCACCACGTCGGCCGGCGGCCTGATATCGGTCGTCAACAACGCCGCGAGCATGCGCTCGCGCGGTATCGAGCTAGAGACCAGGGCGATCGTCTCGCGCGGGCTGACGCTGTGGAGCAACGTCAGCTATCTCGACGCCCATTATCAGAAATTCACCAACGCTCCGTGCACGCCGAACCAGCGCGCCGTCACGCCGGCCTGCATCCAGGACCTGTCGGGCCAGCGTCGCGCCTTCGCCCCCTCGTGGAGCGGTTCGGTCGGCGCCGACGTCGAACAGCCGGTGACCGACGACCTCCTGCTGCGGCTAGGCGCCAGCCTCTATTTCACGACCGGCTATTTCCTGCAGGCCAATCATGATCCCTTGTCCTACCAGCCGGGCTATCAGAAGCTCGACCTGCGGGCGGCGATCGGGCCGCGCGATGGCCGCTGGGAGGTCGCCGTGATCGCCAAGAACGTCAACGACGCCAAGACGGCAAGCTTCCGCGTCACCACGCCGGGCACCGTTGGCACCGGAACGCTGCTGCCCGATCGGCCCCGATCGGTCGCCTTCCAAGTGAGCACCAAATGGTGA
- a CDS encoding monooxygenase, FAD-binding (PFAM: monooxygenase, FAD-binding; FAD dependent oxidoreductase), giving the protein MAKTVETDVLVVGAGPAGAISALLLSTYGIRTIMINKYGSTSPGPRAHITNQRAMEILRDLDLEEPAKALATPQEKMGHVFARSLVDEEFGRIYSWSTHPEAKARHDLASPCAICDLPQYYFEPLVTAQCALRGSDVRLRTEYVSHVQDADGVTATLRDLLTDTDYQVRAKYLIGADGARSKVAQDIGLPFEGRMATGDSGSLNIEFTADLSALVQHRPSDMFWLLQTGSGLNGTGVGVLRMVRPWHKWVCVWGYELANGAPQLSTEQARAVVQKLIGTDDIPVTIDGMSTWTINQQYAGRNSAGRVFCMGDAVHRHSPMGGLGLNTSVQDAYNLAWKLAAVIKGQAGAELLASFDAERSPIAKQIVDYTASTFATLPPMFAALGIPPAPTEQDMDLAIARLKEPTEDAALRRTALRKAIDETIVIFGGGHGVEMNQRYRSGAIVSDGSEDPGFARDERLFHQPSTRPGAHLPHAWLTSDHRRVSTLDLCGKGRFTLLTGLAGSAWAKDAEEVQRELGIDLRVHVIGPGQPYEDAWGDFAAASEVGESGLLLVRPDMFVAWRAADAADAGSGRLLEVMRTILHAPEARSREPELAIAKTG; this is encoded by the coding sequence ATGGCGAAAACCGTTGAAACCGATGTTCTGGTGGTCGGTGCCGGACCGGCAGGGGCGATCAGCGCCCTGCTGCTGTCGACCTATGGCATCCGCACCATCATGATCAACAAATATGGTTCGACGTCGCCCGGTCCGCGCGCTCACATCACCAACCAGCGTGCGATGGAGATCCTGCGCGACCTCGACCTGGAGGAGCCCGCCAAGGCGCTGGCCACCCCCCAGGAAAAGATGGGGCACGTCTTCGCGCGCAGCCTGGTCGACGAGGAGTTCGGCCGCATCTACTCCTGGTCGACGCACCCCGAGGCCAAGGCGCGCCACGACCTCGCCAGCCCCTGCGCCATCTGCGACCTGCCGCAATATTATTTCGAGCCGCTGGTCACCGCCCAATGCGCGCTGCGAGGCAGCGACGTGCGGCTGCGGACCGAATATGTCTCGCACGTCCAGGACGCGGACGGCGTCACCGCCACGCTGCGCGACCTGCTGACCGACACCGACTATCAGGTCCGCGCCAAATATCTGATCGGCGCGGACGGCGCCCGGTCGAAGGTGGCGCAGGACATCGGCCTGCCGTTCGAAGGCCGGATGGCGACGGGCGATTCCGGCTCGCTCAACATCGAATTCACCGCCGACCTCAGCGCGCTGGTCCAGCACCGCCCCAGCGACATGTTCTGGCTGCTGCAGACCGGCAGCGGGCTGAACGGCACCGGCGTGGGCGTGCTGCGGATGGTGCGCCCCTGGCACAAATGGGTCTGCGTCTGGGGCTATGAGCTGGCGAACGGCGCACCCCAACTTTCGACGGAGCAGGCCAGGGCCGTCGTCCAGAAGCTGATCGGCACCGACGACATTCCGGTGACGATCGACGGCATGTCGACCTGGACGATCAACCAGCAATATGCCGGCCGCAACAGCGCAGGCCGCGTCTTCTGCATGGGCGACGCGGTCCATCGTCACTCGCCGATGGGCGGCCTCGGGCTCAACACGTCGGTGCAGGACGCCTATAATCTCGCCTGGAAGCTGGCGGCGGTGATCAAGGGGCAGGCCGGCGCGGAGCTGCTCGCCTCGTTCGACGCCGAACGGTCGCCGATCGCGAAGCAGATCGTCGACTATACGGCGTCCACCTTCGCGACGCTTCCGCCGATGTTCGCGGCGCTGGGCATCCCGCCCGCTCCGACCGAGCAGGACATGGACCTGGCGATCGCGCGCCTCAAGGAACCCACCGAGGACGCCGCCTTGCGCCGCACGGCACTGCGCAAGGCGATCGACGAGACGATCGTGATCTTCGGCGGCGGCCATGGCGTCGAGATGAACCAGCGTTACCGGTCCGGCGCGATCGTTTCCGACGGCAGCGAGGACCCCGGCTTCGCGCGCGACGAGCGGCTGTTCCACCAGCCGAGCACGCGGCCGGGTGCGCACCTGCCCCACGCCTGGCTGACATCCGACCATCGCCGCGTCTCGACGCTCGACCTGTGCGGCAAGGGCCGTTTCACCCTGCTGACCGGTCTCGCCGGCAGCGCCTGGGCGAAGGATGCCGAAGAGGTTCAACGTGAGCTGGGCATCGATCTGCGTGTCCATGTCATCGGGCCGGGGCAGCCGTATGAAGACGCATGGGGTGATTTCGCGGCCGCCTCCGAGGTCGGCGAAAGCGGCCTGCTGCTCGTGCGCCCCGACATGTTCGTCGCGTGGCGCGCCGCCGATGCCGCCGATGCCGGATCGGGCCGGCTGCTGGAGGTGATGCGAACCATCCTGCACGCCCCGGAGGCTCGATCGCGCGAACCCGAACTCGCCATCGCGAAGACCGGCTGA
- a CDS encoding Glyoxalase/bleomycin resistance protein/dioxygenase (PFAM: Glyoxalase/bleomycin resistance protein/dioxygenase): MSEISSLGYVGYSVTDLDRWEELAVDILGFVPGRRNPGRSLGLRMDKLEQRIVLERDGKDDLKYVGWLFDTEDDLDGFVDKARGAGVDIRPQSAEIAKQRAVDRVHAVTDPNGVIHEFAFGPKFASAHEPFLSKVLRGGFVTGRLGVGHVLEVARDYGETVAFARRVLGLKVSDYIRGPQPMPNGIFDVEAAFFHTRTGRHHSLATAEVPTPLRIHHMMVEVSDMDDVGLAYDRCRAAGFPIGMELGHHPNDGMFSFYVRTPSGFLIEFGWGGVVIDDADWEVKTYSQLSDWGHAHAH, from the coding sequence ATGTCTGAAATCTCGAGCCTCGGCTATGTCGGCTACAGCGTGACCGACCTCGACCGGTGGGAGGAGCTGGCGGTCGATATCCTCGGCTTCGTTCCCGGCCGACGCAATCCCGGCCGCTCGCTCGGCCTGCGGATGGACAAGCTCGAGCAGCGCATCGTCCTCGAACGCGACGGGAAGGACGACCTCAAATATGTCGGCTGGCTGTTCGACACCGAGGATGACCTCGACGGCTTCGTCGACAAGGCGCGCGGCGCCGGCGTCGACATCCGGCCGCAGAGCGCGGAGATCGCCAAGCAGCGCGCCGTCGACCGCGTCCATGCGGTGACCGATCCCAACGGCGTGATCCACGAATTCGCATTCGGGCCGAAATTCGCCTCCGCGCACGAGCCGTTCCTGTCGAAGGTGCTGCGCGGCGGCTTCGTGACCGGCCGGCTCGGCGTCGGCCATGTGCTGGAAGTGGCGCGCGACTATGGCGAGACGGTGGCCTTCGCCCGCCGGGTGCTCGGGTTGAAGGTCAGCGACTATATCCGCGGGCCACAACCGATGCCGAACGGCATCTTCGACGTCGAGGCGGCCTTTTTCCACACCCGGACCGGACGGCACCATTCGCTCGCCACGGCCGAAGTGCCGACGCCGCTGCGCATCCACCACATGATGGTCGAGGTCAGCGACATGGACGATGTCGGCCTGGCCTATGACCGCTGCCGCGCGGCGGGCTTCCCGATCGGCATGGAGCTCGGCCATCATCCCAATGACGGGATGTTCTCCTTCTACGTGCGCACGCCTTCCGGCTTCCTGATCGAGTTCGGCTGGGGCGGCGTGGTCATCGACGACGCCGATTGGGAAGTGAAGACCTATTCGCAGCTGAGCGACTGGGGACACGCGCACGCGCATTGA
- a CDS encoding Phytanoyl-CoA dioxygenase (PFAM: Phytanoyl-CoA dioxygenase) — translation MARLDSGLITEADLTALDEDGAIIVRNVFDRDWVERTRRASAAAVERQLAGMEAAGRPRPAEPAFHNVLYMHLDDPEFRVIALQSPAALLARDLMQTDKVVLYADHLLVKEPGAQTRTPWHQDLPYWPVRGRQITSLWIALDPVTRDSGALEYVRGSHRWGKMYQPQNFDGSGGYGDFEPLPDIEGERERYDILQWDLEPGDVIVHDVGVLHGAGANARQDRSRRALSLRYVGDDARWHADGARNVPSGVRVADLRDGDPLDKDGAHMVAPLPPLVAA, via the coding sequence ATGGCCCGGCTCGATTCCGGCTTGATCACCGAAGCCGATCTCACCGCGCTGGACGAGGACGGCGCGATCATCGTGCGCAACGTCTTCGACCGGGACTGGGTCGAACGGACGCGGCGCGCCAGCGCCGCCGCAGTCGAACGGCAGCTCGCCGGGATGGAGGCCGCCGGCCGGCCGCGCCCGGCCGAACCGGCCTTCCACAACGTCCTCTACATGCACCTCGACGATCCCGAGTTCCGGGTGATCGCGCTCCAGTCCCCGGCGGCGCTGCTGGCGCGCGACCTGATGCAGACCGACAAGGTCGTCCTCTATGCCGATCATCTGCTGGTCAAGGAACCGGGCGCGCAGACCCGGACGCCCTGGCACCAGGACCTGCCTTATTGGCCGGTGCGGGGACGCCAGATCACCTCGCTGTGGATCGCGCTCGATCCCGTCACGCGCGACAGCGGCGCGCTCGAATATGTCCGCGGCAGCCATCGCTGGGGCAAGATGTACCAGCCGCAGAATTTCGACGGCAGCGGCGGCTATGGCGATTTCGAGCCCCTCCCCGACATTGAGGGCGAGCGGGAGAGATATGACATCCTGCAATGGGATCTCGAACCGGGTGACGTGATCGTCCACGATGTCGGCGTGCTGCACGGAGCCGGCGCCAACGCCCGCCAGGACCGCAGCCGGCGCGCATTGTCGCTGCGCTATGTCGGTGACGATGCCCGGTGGCATGCCGATGGCGCGCGGAACGTCCCCTCGGGCGTGCGGGTCGCCGATCTCCGGGACGGCGATCCGCTCGACAAGGACGGGGCGCACATGGTCGCGCCCCTTCCCCCGCTCGTCGCGGCCTGA